A single genomic interval of Lathyrus oleraceus cultivar Zhongwan6 chromosome 7, CAAS_Psat_ZW6_1.0, whole genome shotgun sequence harbors:
- the LOC127104382 gene encoding uncharacterized protein LOC127104382 yields the protein MDKLEKNQAALREEVSQVRAQMGQLIETIQAVARGQEIMAKMQEEMNQRAYATNPISNTHPLVVENPVPSHGNALVHIPVGAPGGVHPFILNPPVTEVDDQQDAFFSPKSTSMYDAFGSPTNEVEKKVKAIEEKLKAMESTDTLGIDIVEMCLVPSVVIPAKFKVPKFEKYKGASDRRTHIRAYYRKMVAYFDNNRLLMHFFQESLSEESLDWYMQLEGTHIWTWREMAEVLLKHY from the coding sequence ATGGATAAGTTGGAAAAGAACCAAGCCGCCCTTCGCGAGGAAGTATCTCAAGTAAGAGCACAAATGGGACAACTAATAGAAACGATCCAAGCTGTCGCTCGTGGCCAAGAGATAATGGCCAAAATGCAAGAAGAGATGAATCAAAGAGCTTACGCTACCAATCCCATTTCTAATACCCATCCTCTTGTCGTGGAAAATCCGGTGCCTTCTCATGGCAACGCACTAGTCCATATTCCTGTGGGTGCACCCGGCGGTGTCCATCCATTTATCCTTAATCCTCCAGTTACTGAAGTGGACGATCAACAAGACGCTTTTTTTAGTCCAAAATCTACCTCCATGTATGACGCCTTTGGTTCCCCAACCAACGAGGTGGAGAAGAAGGTTAAGGCCATTGAAGAAAAGTTGAAGGCAATGGAAAGCACTGACACTTTAGGTATCGATATTGTAGAGATGTGCTTAGTCCCTAGTGTGGTTATCCCCGCTAAATTCAAAGTCCCtaaatttgaaaaatacaaaggagCCAGTGATAGAAGGACCCATATCCGAGCCTACTATCGTAAAATGGTTGCTTATTTTGACAACAATAGACTCCTCATGCATTTCTTCCAAGAGTCATTGAGTGAGGAATCCTTAGACTGGTACATGCAACTAGAAGGTACCCACATTTGGACATGGAGGGAGATGGCTGAAGTATTACTTAAGCATTACTAA